In a single window of the Populus alba chromosome 16, ASM523922v2, whole genome shotgun sequence genome:
- the LOC118038432 gene encoding uncharacterized protein: MTWSSCSLHAPTLSFSLFFTSRRSRGRDMSCPNLLLSNPRKLATLRLSKVSGHTTELLEIQSDKPTFHVLFIPGNPGVVSFYKDFLESLYELLGGSASVTAIGHISHTEKNWEHGKLFSLQDQIDHKVDFIKQELQNNELPIVLVGHSIGSYISLEILRFLEKVTYLIGLYPFLMLNPLSKQQSNIENVAESSILSALLSFSVASLGLLPQCTLRFILSKSLGSSWSDTAIDAACSHLLQYHTFRNMLYMALMEFRKLSEMPDWAFMRENHEKIAFLFGVDDHWGPLQMFEEISKQVPGISLSIEREGHTHSFCCTEAGSEWVAHHVASLIKKKLSS; encoded by the exons ATGACCTGGTCATCTTGTTCCCTTCATGCTCCTACTTTATCATTCTCCCTGTTCTTCACTTCCAGAAG AAGCAGAGGCAGAGATATGAGTTGTCCGAATTTGCTGCTTTCTAATCCCAGAAAGCTTGCTACTTTACGACTCTCCAAAGTTTCCGG TCACACAACTGAATTGTTAGAGATTCAATCTGATAAACCCACCTTTCATGTTCTCTTTATCCCTGGAAACCCAG GTGTTGTTTCGTTTTACAAGGATTTCTTGGAATCCCTGTATGAGTTGCTTGGTGGAAGTGCTTCTGTTACAG CTATTGGGCACATATCTCACACTGAAAAG aatTGGGAGCACGGGAAGTTGTTCTCATTACAAGATCAAATTGATCATAAG GTGGATTTCATCAAGCAGGAACTGCAAAATAATGAACTTCCTATAGTACTG GTTGGGCACTCTATTGGTTCCTACATAtcacttgaaatactaaggttTCTAGAGAAG GTTACATATTTGATAGGACTATACccttttttaatgttgaatccACTATCAAAGCAACAGTCTAATATTGAGAATGTCGCAGA GTCCTCCATTTTGTCTGCTCTACTTAGTTTCAGTGTAGCATCCTTGGGATTGCTACCTCAGTGCACTTTAAGGTTTATTCTGTCAAAATCTCTTGGGAGTTCATGGTCTGATACTGCTATTGATGCTGCTTGTAGTCACTTGCTGCAG TACCATACCTTCCGAAACATGCTTTACATGGCATTGATGGAATTCAGAAAG CTTTCAGAAATGCCAGATTGGGCTTTCATGAGAGAGAATCATGAGAAAATTGCTTTCTTATTTGGTGTTGATGACCACTGGGGTCCGCTGCAAATGTTTGAAGAG ATTTCGAAGCAGGTTCCTGGTATTTCGCTATCAATTGAAAGGGAAGGCCATACTCATAGTTTCTGTTGCACTGAGGCTGGCTCGGAATGGGTTGCCCACCATGTAGCGAGcttgattaagaaaaaactatcgAGCTGA
- the LOC118038425 gene encoding transcription repressor OFP6, with protein MAANKKKLLFNTVSVNLGCSSCKKPKLSSIFQPKPKLQTPTYRKHKKDLYCSSSSTSSTKITTNQSRDDHEYHDTPSTFSPSMDTPPYFFSDTDNSGTCSRSVRGFGRVGGESVAVEKDSDDPYLDFRHSMLQMILEKQIYSKDDLRQLLDCFLQLNSPYYHGIIVRAFTEIWNGVFSVRSNTTTGSEKQPHYYYGC; from the coding sequence ATGGCCGCTAACAAGAAAAAGCTCCTTTTCAACACAGTCTCGGTTAACTTAGGCTGTAGCAGCTGCAAGAAACCAAAACTTTCCAGTATATTCCAGCCAAAACCAAAACTCCAAACCCCCACTTACAGAAAACACAAGAAGGATCTCTACTGCTCCTCTTCTTCGACCTCCTCAACAAAAATAACCACAAACCAATCTCGAGACGACCATGAATATCATGACACCCCGTCCACTTTCTCTCCATCAATGGACACGCCACCCTATTTCTTCTCTGACACAGACAACAGCGGGACGTGTTCAAGATCCGTGCGAGGATTTGGGCGTGTTGGAGGTGAAAGCGTTGCCGTTGAGAAAGATTCCGATGACCCTTATCTGGATTTTAGACACTCAATGTTGCAAATGATACTGGAGAAGCAGATTTACTCAAAGGATGATCTTAGACAGCTCCTTGATTGTTTCTTGCAGCTAAATTCGCCTTATTATCATGGGATTATCGTCAGAGCTTTCACTGAGATCTGGAATGGAGTCTTCTCTGTGAGGTCTAATACCACTACAGGTTCCGAGAAGCAGCCGCATTATTACTATGGCTGCTAG
- the LOC118038431 gene encoding transcription repressor OFP13, with translation MKLPFLSKNNANTDPSSRALWPWPAYCQQPRTLSFSFRTSDGMLKTITPGFLDATNNDVVDSTTPESWFTNSCESASFSTASDDQSGAGESVETVIKGLRSERLFFKPGETNSILEEAKAGGEFPFKESVVLSMESQDPYLDFKESMEEMVEAHGLADWEGLEELLSCYLKVNGKSNHGYIIGAFVDLLLGLAMASSSSSSSSTITTARTTQHHVDSPSSPLSFYTSSASSDDSSSTPCCVSSLGNEVDIISPCLTSLEAENEIKKY, from the coding sequence ATGAAGCTCCCTTTTCTCTCCAAGAATAATGCAAATACGGATCCCTCATCAAGAGCTTTATGGCCTTGGCCTGCTTATTGTCAGCAACCAAGAACACtctcttttagttttagaaCAAGTGATGGAATGCTCAAGACCATTACCCCAGGTTTCTTAGATGCTACTAACAATGATGTGGTGGACAGTACTACACCTGAGTCATGGTTCACCAACTCCTGTGAGTCAGCTAGCTTCTCAACAGCATCAGATGATCAGTCAGGAGCTGGTGAGTCTGTAGAGACAGTGATCAAGGGCTTGAGGTCAGAGAGGCTGTTCTTCAAACCAGGGGAGACAAACTCAATCTTGGAAGAAGCTAAGGCAGGTGGTGAGTTTCCATTTAAAGAAAGCGTGGTATTGTCAATGGAGTCTCAAGACCCTTATTTGGATTTCAAGGAGTCAATGGAGGAGATGGTTGAAGCTCATGGATTAGCAGACTGGGAAGGTCTTGAAGAGCTTTTGTCTTGCTACTTGAAGGTGAATGGAAAGAGCAATCATGGGTACATCATTGGTGCTTTTGTAGATTTGCTTCTTGGTCTTGCtatggcttcttcttcttcttcttcttcaagtaCTATCACTACTGCTAGGACTACGCAACATCATGTTGATTCTCCTTCTTCTCCTTTGTCATTTTACACTTCTTCTGCATCTTCTGATGATTCGTCTTCTACTCCTTGTTGTGTATCCTCGTTAGGAAATGAAGTTGATATAATCAGTCCTTGTTTAACTTCATTAGAAGCtgaaaatgagattaaaaaatattaa